A region of the Oceanihabitans sp. IOP_32 genome:
AGCTATTTATTGCGACATTATATATGGGCAAGGTAACATTAAAAAAAAATGTGTAAAGTTCTTTATTTTACAAGAATTGACAGCATCAAAATATTTTTAATCGGACTTTATTGGTTTTAAATATAAGTTTTACTCTGTTTAAATTGTATAATCTTAACGCGGTTTATAGGAACAATGGCTTAATCATTAAGCTTTAAAACCGCCATAAAAGCTTGTTGAGGTATTTCTACATTACCTACTTGGCGCATGCGTTTTTTTCCTTTTTTCTGTTTCTCTAAAAGTTTACGCTTTCTAGAAATATCGCCACCATAACATTTGGCAGTCACATCTTTACGCACGGCTTTAATGGTTTCTCTAGACACAATTTTAGCGCCAATAGCAGCCTGAATTGGAATATCGAATTGCTGACGAGGAATGAGTTCCTTTAATTTTTCACACATTTTTTTACCAATGTGTTGAGCATTATCGGTATGTATTAATGTGGAAAGGGCATCCACAGATAAGCCATTTAATAAAATATCTAAGCGTACTAATTTTGAGGTTTTCATGCCTATTGGCGAATAATCGAAAGAGGCATAACCTTTAGAAACGGTTTTTAAACGGTCGTAAAAATCGAAAACAATTTCTGCAAGTGGCATTTCGAAAGTTAATTCCACACGATCGGCAGTTAAATAGTTTTGATTTATAACAATGCCTCGTTTTTCTATACACAGGGACATGACATTGCCAACAAAATCAGCTTTGGTAATTATAGTCGCTTTAATATACGGTTCTTCAACACGATTTATGGTAGAAGGATCTGGTAAATCGGACGGGTTATTTACAATAAAAGGCACCTCTGGGTTTTTATTGGTGTACGCGTAATAGGAAACGTTGGGAACTGTTGTTATCACGGTCATATCGAACTCACGCTCCAAACGTTCTTGAATAATTTCCATGTGAAGCATACCTAAAAACCCACAACGGAAACCAAAGCCTAAAGCGGCCGAACTCTCTGGCGTAAATACTAGAGAGGCATCATTTAGCTGAAGCTTTTCCATAGAGTTACGCAGCTCTTCGTAATCCTCGGTATCTACAGGGTAAATACCAGCAAAAACCATAGGTTTTACATCTTCAAAACCTTCAATAATATTGGTGGTTGGGTTAGCAAAATCGGTTATGGTATCCCCAACTTTCACTTCTTTAGCGGTTTTAATTCCTGTAATTAAATACCCAACATCACCAGCTTTTACGCTTTGTTTTGGTATTTGGTTAAGTTTTAAAGTCCCTACTTCGTCTGCAAAGTATTCTTTATCGGTCGCAACGAATTTAATTTTTTGTCCTTTTTTTATCTCACCGTTAAACACTCTAAAATAGGTTTCAATACCTCTAAAAGTGTTGTAAACCGAATCGAAAATTAAAGCTTGCAAGGGAGCGTCTGGGTCCCCTTCTGGCGCGGGAACACGCTCTATGATGGCTTCTAATATTTTATCAACTCCAAAACCTGTTTTTCCACTAGCGTGGATAACTTCTTCTGGATCGCAGCCTAATAAATCTACAATATCATCGGTAACTTCTTCAGGATTGGCACTTGGTAAATCTACTTTATTAAGAATAGGAATAATTTCCAAGTCATTTTCTAAGGCCAAATATAAATTAGAAATGGTTTGAGCTTGTATGCTTTGTGCAGCATCTACAATAAGTAAAGCCCCTTCGCAGGCAGCAATAGATCGTGACACCTCGTAGCTAAAATCAACGTGTCCTGGGGTATCAATTAAATTTAAAACATATTTTTCGCCTTTGTATTCATAATCCATTTGGATGGCGTGCGACTTAATGGTTATACCACGTTCGCGCTCTAAATCCATATTGTCTAAAAGCTGATTTTGTTTTTCTCTATCGGTAACCGAACCAGTAAAATCTAACAAACGGTCTGCTAGTGTACTTTTACCGTGATCTATATGTGCAATGATGCAAAAATTTCTAATATTCTTCATAAAGCCGTCTTTCTTAAGAAAAGATGCTGCAAATATAGTTTAATTTTTTGATGCTTAAATAGGTATTTAACCTTGTTTAGCTTGTTTTTGTGGAATTTTTTTGGGTGTATTCTTAGTAACCTAGTTGCGAATCGTATCAAAAATCTATCAATAATGCTGATATAAGGCGGTACGATAATGAAAAAATGTAAGCCCTTAATGTTGTTTTACTTAAGCTTTAAAAACGGTGTATTTTAAATGGGGTTAATAAAATATAGTTGAAAATAGAGGGCTTTGCGCAAACCGGGTTAGTGCGCGGCTTTAAAAATGTTTACTGCTTTTGGGATAGGTCGAATTACTAGCG
Encoded here:
- the lepA gene encoding translation elongation factor 4, with amino-acid sequence MKNIRNFCIIAHIDHGKSTLADRLLDFTGSVTDREKQNQLLDNMDLERERGITIKSHAIQMDYEYKGEKYVLNLIDTPGHVDFSYEVSRSIAACEGALLIVDAAQSIQAQTISNLYLALENDLEIIPILNKVDLPSANPEEVTDDIVDLLGCDPEEVIHASGKTGFGVDKILEAIIERVPAPEGDPDAPLQALIFDSVYNTFRGIETYFRVFNGEIKKGQKIKFVATDKEYFADEVGTLKLNQIPKQSVKAGDVGYLITGIKTAKEVKVGDTITDFANPTTNIIEGFEDVKPMVFAGIYPVDTEDYEELRNSMEKLQLNDASLVFTPESSAALGFGFRCGFLGMLHMEIIQERLEREFDMTVITTVPNVSYYAYTNKNPEVPFIVNNPSDLPDPSTINRVEEPYIKATIITKADFVGNVMSLCIEKRGIVINQNYLTADRVELTFEMPLAEIVFDFYDRLKTVSKGYASFDYSPIGMKTSKLVRLDILLNGLSVDALSTLIHTDNAQHIGKKMCEKLKELIPRQQFDIPIQAAIGAKIVSRETIKAVRKDVTAKCYGGDISRKRKLLEKQKKGKKRMRQVGNVEIPQQAFMAVLKLND